One part of the Thermoanaerobacterium sp. CMT5567-10 genome encodes these proteins:
- a CDS encoding transposase yields MYIRQECLFSFDELIKFQPETKLEMVFSQLDFSNVVLSLSRSEYKRGPKGYDPLPLLYALVAMQLEKIPNIAKLVDRLKSDPVFRYNCGFSVFGPTPSASTFSRFLNLISKSEALEEDFKQLILKAKDLNIIDSTNIAIDSTKLNAFEKPKPKSKLKDDGKSPNWGKKKDTDGNDIKWFGWKLHIIADCKSELPLAIEITPASVNDSILAIPLLKKLKEFYGNTFDVKHCIMDSGYDIKENYDYIMNEFHAQPIIAYNKRGSFAPPEGLNERLHPICSMGYELVYWGKDGDYLKFRCPHVLGKIDCPHGSSWCSNSNYGYCLKINYKKNNRYFSFPIRSSDEWQEIYNLRTSIERCNSRLKDYLNTDNLRSAGIKKAKTFALLNCITLVAGTIAVNVTKSLPKVA; encoded by the coding sequence ATGTATATTCGACAAGAATGCTTATTTTCCTTCGACGAATTAATAAAATTTCAACCAGAGACAAAACTTGAAATGGTTTTTTCACAACTTGATTTCTCAAATGTTGTGCTTTCACTATCAAGATCTGAATATAAAAGAGGACCTAAAGGATATGATCCACTGCCTTTGCTTTATGCCTTAGTTGCTATGCAACTTGAGAAAATTCCCAATATAGCAAAGCTTGTAGATAGATTAAAATCAGACCCTGTATTTAGATATAACTGTGGCTTTAGTGTATTTGGTCCTACTCCATCTGCATCAACCTTTAGCAGATTTTTAAACCTAATATCAAAGTCGGAAGCTCTTGAGGAAGACTTTAAGCAATTAATACTTAAAGCTAAAGACCTCAACATAATTGATAGCACTAATATAGCTATTGATTCAACTAAATTGAACGCTTTTGAAAAACCAAAACCTAAATCCAAACTAAAGGATGATGGTAAATCTCCTAACTGGGGAAAGAAAAAAGATACTGATGGCAATGATATAAAATGGTTTGGATGGAAGCTACATATAATAGCCGACTGCAAAAGTGAACTTCCACTTGCCATAGAAATTACTCCTGCAAGCGTAAATGATAGTATTTTAGCAATACCCTTATTAAAGAAGCTAAAAGAGTTCTACGGCAATACATTTGATGTAAAACACTGTATTATGGATTCAGGCTATGATATAAAAGAAAATTACGATTATATTATGAACGAATTTCATGCACAACCAATCATAGCCTACAACAAAAGAGGAAGTTTTGCTCCACCAGAAGGATTAAATGAAAGGCTTCACCCAATTTGTTCTATGGGATATGAACTTGTATATTGGGGTAAGGACGGTGATTATTTAAAATTCAGATGTCCACATGTATTAGGAAAGATAGATTGTCCTCATGGTTCTTCTTGGTGCAGCAATTCAAACTATGGGTATTGCCTTAAAATCAATTACAAGAAAAATAACAGATATTTTAGCTTTCCAATAAGGAGTTCTGATGAGTGGCAAGAGATATATAACCTTAGAACTTCTATTGAAAGATGTAACAGCCGATTAAAAGACTATTTAAATACTGACAATCTGCGCTCAGCGGGTATTAAGAAAGCTAAAACCTTTGCTTTATTAAACTGTATTACACTTGTTGCAGGTACTATTGCTGTTAATGTTACTAAATCATTGCCAAAAGTAGCTTAA
- a CDS encoding heavy metal translocating P-type ATPase: MKGSKQTFLLEGLDCAVCAAKIEDNVKKIDGICNANVDLINTKLTVELEDINKINDINKTIKKVVKDVEPNIHISDFEGKIVKDKDSHFKWKIMQLLSAAVLFVLPVIFKLPEYAKLSFFFISYIISGGEIITLSIKKILKGQLFDENFLMSISTIGAFAIGKYEEGVSVMLFYQIGTLIEDYAVDNSRKSIKDLMDIRPDYANLKIENNIKRVPPEAVNIGDIILVKPGEKIPLDGKVIDGKSFVDTSSLTGEYLPMEVTIGSDVLSGFINKNGLLTVKVEKNFKESTVSKILDLIENAGNKKAQAENFITKFAKYYTPIVTLSALFIATIPPLLLNENFSNWIYRALVFLVISCPCALVISIPLSFFSGIGSASKSGILIKGSNYLEALNDVKTIVFDKTGTLTEGTFKVTEINAENPLKSDELLKYAAYGEYYSNHPIASSIINAYGKEIDAGKIKDYVELAGNGIKTIIDDKEILIGNSKLMKSHNIAFKDVRPYSAVHIAVDGKYAGYIVISDTIKKDSKDTVKALKSLGVEKLIMLTGDKKEISEYISNELGLDGVYSELLPDEKVNVVDELCSNTDLKGKVAFVGDGINDAPALTRADIGIAMGKIGTDAAIEAADVVLMTDEPYKLVDAIKIAKKAHKIVLENIIFALGVKLSVLTLGALGLATMWEAVFADVGVTVLAVLNSLRILAK, from the coding sequence ATGAAAGGCTCAAAGCAGACATTTCTGTTAGAAGGATTAGACTGTGCTGTATGTGCAGCAAAAATAGAAGACAATGTGAAAAAAATAGATGGTATATGCAATGCCAATGTAGATCTTATAAATACAAAATTGACTGTTGAATTAGAAGATATAAATAAGATAAATGATATAAATAAAACTATAAAGAAAGTTGTAAAAGATGTGGAGCCAAATATTCATATTTCTGATTTTGAAGGCAAGATCGTAAAAGACAAAGACAGCCATTTTAAGTGGAAAATCATGCAATTACTATCTGCAGCAGTTTTATTTGTTTTGCCTGTTATTTTTAAACTTCCGGAATACGCAAAGTTATCCTTTTTCTTCATAAGCTACATTATTTCAGGTGGAGAGATAATTACACTGTCCATCAAAAAAATCTTGAAAGGTCAATTGTTTGATGAAAATTTTCTCATGAGCATATCCACAATAGGTGCCTTTGCAATCGGCAAATATGAAGAAGGCGTATCCGTCATGCTTTTCTATCAAATAGGCACACTTATTGAGGATTACGCTGTAGACAATTCTAGAAAATCAATAAAAGATTTGATGGATATAAGGCCTGACTACGCAAACTTAAAGATTGAAAATAATATAAAAAGGGTACCGCCAGAAGCAGTAAATATAGGCGATATCATCTTAGTAAAACCAGGTGAAAAAATACCGCTGGATGGAAAAGTAATAGATGGTAAATCATTTGTGGATACATCATCACTGACAGGAGAATATTTGCCAATGGAAGTTACAATCGGTTCTGATGTATTAAGCGGCTTTATAAACAAAAACGGCCTTCTAACCGTTAAAGTCGAAAAGAACTTTAAAGAATCAACCGTATCAAAGATTCTTGATTTGATAGAAAATGCCGGCAATAAAAAAGCACAAGCCGAAAATTTTATAACGAAATTTGCAAAATACTATACACCAATCGTAACACTATCTGCATTATTTATAGCTACAATCCCTCCTCTACTTTTAAATGAGAACTTCTCAAATTGGATCTACAGAGCGCTGGTATTCCTAGTCATATCATGTCCATGTGCCCTTGTTATATCGATACCGTTAAGTTTCTTCAGCGGCATCGGATCTGCGTCAAAAAGCGGCATCCTTATAAAAGGCAGCAATTACTTAGAAGCTTTAAATGATGTTAAAACAATAGTTTTCGACAAAACCGGCACATTGACAGAAGGTACCTTCAAAGTGACAGAAATCAATGCAGAAAATCCTTTAAAAAGCGATGAGCTGCTTAAATATGCTGCATACGGAGAATACTACTCAAATCATCCTATAGCATCATCTATCATAAATGCTTACGGCAAAGAAATTGACGCAGGAAAAATAAAAGATTATGTTGAGCTTGCCGGCAATGGCATAAAAACTATTATCGATGATAAGGAAATCCTTATAGGAAATTCAAAATTGATGAAAAGTCATAATATAGCATTTAAGGATGTCAGACCGTACAGTGCTGTCCATATAGCAGTAGACGGAAAATATGCAGGATACATCGTCATATCTGATACAATAAAAAAAGACTCCAAAGATACTGTAAAAGCACTTAAAAGCTTAGGTGTAGAAAAACTCATAATGCTTACCGGAGATAAAAAAGAAATAAGCGAATATATATCAAATGAGTTAGGACTTGATGGTGTTTACTCAGAGCTTCTGCCTGATGAAAAAGTTAATGTCGTTGACGAACTGTGTAGCAATACTGATTTAAAAGGCAAAGTAGCTTTTGTTGGAGATGGAATAAATGATGCTCCCGCTTTAACAAGAGCAGACATCGGAATTGCAATGGGAAAAATCGGCACTGATGCTGCTATAGAAGCGGCAGACGTGGTGCTGATGACAGACGAGCCTTATAAATTGGTTGACGCCATAAAAATAGCAAAGAAAGCTCATAAAATTGTTTTAGAAAATATAATTTTTGCATTAGGCGTTAAATTATCTGTCCTCACCTTAGGAGCATTGGGTCTTGCAACAATGTGGGAAGCAGTATTTGCAGATGTGGGTGTAACTGTGCTGGCGGTGCTTAACTCCCTTAGAATCTTGGCAAAATAA
- a CDS encoding helix-turn-helix transcriptional regulator — protein MKDNKSNNDVCEITVIHEDVVDKVKKLMPEEEKLYDLAELFKIFGDTTRIKILCALFESEMCVCDIAATLGMNQSAVSHQLRILKQSKLVKYRKEGKVVYYSLADDHVIKIFDQGFSHIEE, from the coding sequence ATGAAAGACAATAAGAGCAACAATGACGTATGTGAAATAACTGTAATACACGAAGATGTTGTTGACAAAGTAAAAAAATTAATGCCTGAAGAAGAAAAATTGTACGACCTTGCTGAGCTTTTTAAGATATTCGGCGACACAACAAGGATCAAAATTTTATGTGCTTTATTTGAGTCTGAAATGTGCGTATGCGATATTGCGGCGACACTTGGCATGAATCAATCTGCAGTATCTCATCAGCTAAGGATATTGAAGCAAAGCAAACTTGTAAAATACAGAAAAGAAGGCAAAGTCGTATACTATTCTCTTGCAGACGACCACGTCATAAAGATATTTGACCAGGGATTCAGCCATATAGAAGAATAG
- a CDS encoding serine hydrolase codes for MSLYDDIKRFINNTDGNIGVSIKNLKTGERIDVNEEMMFPSASTIKILIMAQIYKMAKEGYIRLTDNIVLSDFMKTNGSGILYQLNSKHKFTIEELITLMIIISDNTAANVLIDIADMKNINKMAEDLGMLHTKIQRKMMDFEAAKSGKDNYTCPKDMTHLLELIHDGEVVDEEYSNMMLDILKKQQDLGRLDLYLPEDVLIAHKPGELKLLEHDVGIVFLKNCQYIISVMTNNLSTNLDGRRAIGKISKMVYDEYVKL; via the coding sequence ATGAGCTTGTATGATGACATCAAAAGGTTTATCAATAATACAGATGGAAACATAGGTGTTTCAATAAAAAATCTAAAGACAGGTGAAAGAATAGATGTAAATGAAGAGATGATGTTTCCATCTGCCAGCACGATAAAAATACTCATCATGGCACAGATATATAAAATGGCTAAAGAGGGTTACATAAGGTTAACTGATAATATCGTTCTATCTGACTTTATGAAAACAAATGGTAGCGGGATTCTTTATCAGCTTAACAGCAAGCATAAATTTACCATAGAAGAACTTATAACATTGATGATAATTATAAGCGACAATACAGCTGCAAATGTCCTGATTGACATAGCAGACATGAAAAATATAAATAAGATGGCAGAGGATCTTGGAATGTTACATACAAAGATACAGAGAAAGATGATGGATTTTGAAGCAGCAAAATCCGGGAAAGATAACTACACATGCCCGAAAGATATGACGCATCTTCTAGAGCTTATACATGATGGAGAAGTTGTAGATGAAGAGTATAGCAACATGATGCTTGATATATTAAAGAAGCAGCAGGATTTAGGAAGGCTTGATTTGTATCTACCAGAAGACGTCTTAATTGCACATAAGCCAGGGGAGCTAAAGCTTTTAGAGCATGATGTAGGGATAGTGTTTCTAAAAAATTGCCAATACATAATAAGTGTAATGACGAATAATTTGAGTACAAATTTAGATGGTAGAAGGGCCATAGGGAAAATATCAAAGATGGTTTACGATGAATACGTAAAACTATAA